One genomic segment of Neochlamydia sp. AcF84 includes these proteins:
- a CDS encoding DUF4116 domain-containing protein, giving the protein MEINKLSQACSYIDKVADYIPIVSTVTNLFDIFQKQVILRSKQKENINKSSYYRHLSQKSFKRCIILLIPILGNIIVGIWDFTHQKCYPNSPPPTPRGSPQLSFPSSNTAAMLTAVQQNGWTPEPAKLNLEKEKNKEAVAVQKESWYLGGWSSDPQLNKEKRNRLAAVRQDGLALKYTSVYLQKDKKVVLAAVKQNGMSLEYASEGLKKDKKVVLAAVKQNGMSLEYASQELKEDKEVVLAAVKQDGLALKFASEELKEDKEVVFVALKQNGRSLEYASQELKEDKEVVLAAVKRTGLALKFASEELKEDKEVVFAAIKRTGMALEYASEELKKDKEVVLAAVQQDGRALKYASEELKEDKDVVLAAVKQNGRVLQYMEEAFKNDKEIVLAAVKQNDWALQFASQELKEDKDVVLAAVQQDGRALKYASQELKEDKEVVLAAIKQDSRSFEYVSQELKKDKEVVLAAVKQNSWLLRYASEELKEDKEVVLAAVKKDGLALKFASQKLKEDKGVVLIALKQNGMALEYASEELKKDKEVLLATIIKQDNLFQIKQDNLIQGGLIFEYAHEGLKNDKEFVLAAVQQNGRLLEYASEELKEDKEVVLTAVQQNGLALRFASEELKEDKEVLLAAVQQDGLALEYASEGLKEDKEVVLTAVQQTGSAFLYTSEELKKDKEVVLAAVQQNGLAFKYASQALKEDKEVVLAAVQQNGLALKHASQLLKKDKEAVLAAVQQDGLALEHASEELKKDKEVVLAAIIKQDNLIQGSLIFEYAHKGLGNDKSFMLAVVQQRGRALVYASQKLKEDKEVVLAAVKQNGRALHFASEELKEDKEVVLAAVKQNGRALHFASEELKEDKEVMLAAVQQNGRLLEYASEELREDKEMVFAAVQQDGLALEYASEDLKEDKEVVLAAVKRTGKSLEYASEELKEDKEVVLAAIQQHGWALGHASQAFKNDKKIVLTAVKRNGFALEYASEKLKEDKEVVLAAVQQDGRVLELVQGALKNDREIVLAAVKQNGLAFYHASEELKEDKEFMLAVVKQDGMVLELTQEVLKNDKEIVLAAVQQNGWALNYAGQELKQDKEVVLAAVQQDGRSIKYASKELKEDKEVVLAAVQQDGLAFGHASEELRRNKEFVLAAVKQNGLAFYYASEELKEDKEIVLAAVQQDGRVLELEQETLKNDKEIVLAAVKQNGWVLQFASQELKKDKEVVLAAVKQRGAALQYASEELKNDREIVLAAVQEDYWAFSFAHVGLQDNQEIVRASIKQYILQLGIAIFHSIQDNNLEKAEVLRNELALRVAILNQQDGKPITVLFS; this is encoded by the coding sequence GTGGAAATAAATAAGTTATCTCAAGCTTGCAGTTATATAGATAAGGTGGCTGATTACATACCCATCGTCAGTACAGTAACTAACCTATTTGATATTTTTCAAAAACAGGTCATTTTACGCTCTAAACAAAAAGAAAATATAAACAAAAGCTCCTATTATCGACATCTTAGCCAGAAAAGCTTTAAACGGTGTATTATCTTGCTAATCCCTATTCTAGGAAATATAATTGTAGGTATTTGGGACTTTACCCATCAAAAATGCTACCCTAACTCCCCGCCGCCGACACCTCGTGGATCTCCACAACTTAGCTTTCCTTCCAGTAATACAGCCGCTATGCTTACCGCTGTCCAGCAAAACGGTTGGACCCCTGAGCCTGCGAAGCTTAACCTAGAAAAAGAGAAAAATAAGGAAGCTGTTGCTGTTCAAAAAGAGTCGTGGTATTTGGGGGGTTGGTCATCAGACCCACAATTAAATAAGGAAAAGAGAAATCGGCTTGCTGCCGTTAGACAAGATGGCTTGGCACTTAAGTACACAAGCGTATACCTACAAAAAGATAAAAAAGTGGTGCTTGCTGCCGTTAAGCAAAATGGTATGTCACTTGAGTACGCAAGCGAAGGTCTAAAAAAAGATAAAAAAGTGGTGCTTGCTGCCGTTAAGCAAAATGGTATGTCACTTGAGTACGCAAGCCAGGAGTTAAAAGAAGATAAAGAAGTTGTGCTTGCTGCCGTTAAGCAAGATGGCTTGGCACTTAAGTTTGCAAGTGAGGAGTTAAAAGAAGATAAAGAAGTGGTGTTTGTTGCCCTTAAGCAAAATGGTAGGTCACTTGAGTACGCAAGCCAGGAGTTAAAAGAAGATAAAGAAGTTGTGCTTGCTGCTGTTAAGCGAACTGGCCTGGCACTTAAGTTTGCAAGTGAGGAGTTAAAAGAAGATAAAGAAGTGGTGTTTGCTGCTATTAAGCGAACTGGCATGGCACTTGAGTATGCAAGCGAGGAGTTAAAAAAAGATAAAGAAGTAGTGCTTGCTGCTGTTCAGCAAGATGGCCGGGCGCTTAAGTACGCAAGCGAGGAGTTAAAAGAAGATAAAGATGTGGTGCTTGCTGCTGTTAAGCAAAATGGCAGGGTATTGCAGTATATGGAGGAAGCCTTTAAAAATGATAAAGAGATTGTACTTGCTGCCGTTAAGCAAAATGATTGGGCACTTCAGTTTGCAAGCCAGGAGTTAAAAGAAGATAAAGATGTGGTGCTTGCTGCCGTTCAGCAAGATGGACGAGCGCTTAAGTATGCAAGCCAGGAGTTAAAAGAAGATAAAGAAGTGGTGCTTGCTGCCATTAAGCAAGATAGCCGATCTTTTGAGTACGTAAGCCAGGAACTAAAAAAAGATAAAGAAGTGGTGCTTGCTGCTGTTAAGCAAAATAGCTGGCTACTTCGTTACGCAAGCGAGGAGTTAAAAGAAGATAAAGAAGTTGTGCTTGCTGCCGTTAAGAAAGATGGTTTGGCACTTAAGTTTGCAAGCCAAAAGTTAAAAGAAGATAAAGGAGTGGTGCTTATTGCCCTTAAGCAAAATGGCATGGCACTTGAGTACGCAAGCGAGGAGTTAAAAAAAGATAAAGAAGTTTTGCTTGCTACCATTATTAAGCAAGATAACCTATTCCAAATTAAGCAAGATAACCTAATCCAAGGTGGCCTAATCTTTGAGTATGCGCATGAAGGTCTTAAAAATGATAAAGAGTTTGTGCTTGCTGCCGTTCAGCAAAATGGCAGATTACTTGAGTACGCAAGCGAGGAGTTAAAAGAAGATAAAGAAGTGGTACTTACTGCCGTTCAGCAAAATGGCTTGGCACTCCGGTTTGCAAGCGAGGAGTTAAAAGAAGATAAAGAAGTGCTGCTTGCTGCCGTCCAGCAAGATGGCTTAGCACTTGAGTATGCAAGCGAGGGGCTAAAAGAAGATAAAGAAGTGGTACTTACTGCCGTCCAGCAAACTGGCTCAGCATTCTTATACACCAGCGAGGAATTAAAAAAAGATAAGGAAGTAGTGCTTGCTGCCGTTCAGCAAAATGGCTTGGCATTTAAATACGCCAGCCAGGCACTAAAGGAAGACAAAGAAGTGGTGCTTGCTGCCGTTCAGCAAAATGGCTTGGCACTTAAGCACGCAAGCCAGCTATTAAAGAAAGATAAAGAAGCGGTGCTTGCTGCTGTTCAACAAGATGGACTGGCACTTGAGCATGCAAGCGAGGAGTTAAAAAAGGATAAAGAAGTGGTGCTTGCTGCCATTATTAAGCAAGATAACCTAATCCAAGGTAGCCTAATCTTTGAGTATGCGCATAAAGGACTTGGAAACGATAAAAGTTTTATGCTCGCTGTCGTTCAGCAACGTGGTAGGGCACTTGTATACGCAAGCCAAAAGTTAAAAGAAGATAAAGAAGTAGTGCTTGCTGCCGTTAAGCAAAATGGTAGGGCACTTCATTTTGCAAGCGAGGAGTTAAAAGAAGATAAAGAAGTGGTACTTGCTGCCGTTAAGCAAAATGGTAGGGCACTTCATTTTGCAAGCGAGGAGTTAAAAGAAGATAAAGAAGTAATGCTTGCTGCAGTTCAGCAAAATGGTAGGTTACTTGAGTATGCAAGTGAGGAGTTAAGAGAGGATAAAGAAATGGTGTTCGCTGCCGTCCAGCAAGATGGCTTGGCACTTGAGTATGCAAGCGAGGATCTAAAAGAAGATAAAGAAGTGGTGCTTGCTGCCGTTAAGCGAACTGGCAAGTCACTTGAGTATGCAAGTGAGGAGTTAAAAGAGGATAAAGAAGTGGTGCTTGCAGCCATTCAGCAACATGGTTGGGCACTTGGGCACGCCAGCCAGGCATTTAAAAATGATAAGAAGATCGTGCTTACTGCTGTTAAGCGGAACGGCTTCGCACTTGAGTATGCAAGCGAGAAGTTAAAAGAGGATAAAGAAGTGGTGCTTGCTGCCGTTCAGCAAGATGGCAGGGTATTGGAGTTGGTGCAGGGAGCTCTTAAAAATGATAGGGAGATTGTGCTTGCCGCTGTCAAGCAAAATGGCTTAGCCTTTTATCACGCAAGCGAGGAGCTAAAAGAAGATAAAGAATTTATGTTGGCTGTTGTTAAGCAAGATGGTATGGTATTGGAGTTGACGCAGGAAGTACTTAAGAATGATAAGGAGATTGTGCTTGCTGCTGTTCAGCAAAATGGCTGGGCACTTAATTACGCAGGCCAGGAATTAAAACAAGATAAAGAAGTCGTGCTTGCTGCTGTTCAGCAAGATGGCAGGTCAATTAAGTATGCAAGTAAGGAGTTAAAAGAGGATAAAGAAGTGGTGCTTGCTGCCGTTCAGCAAGATGGCTTGGCATTCGGGCATGCCAGCGAAGAGCTAAGGAGAAACAAAGAATTTGTACTGGCTGCAGTTAAGCAAAATGGCTTAGCCTTTTACTACGCCAGCGAGGAGTTAAAAGAAGATAAAGAAATCGTGCTTGCAGCTGTTCAGCAAGATGGCAGAGTATTGGAGTTAGAACAGGAAACACTTAAGAATGATAAAGAGATTGTGCTTGCTGCTGTTAAGCAGAATGGCTGGGTACTTCAGTTTGCAAGCCAGGAATTAAAGAAAGATAAAGAAGTCGTGCTTGCTGCCGTTAAGCAAAGAGGTGCAGCACTTCAGTATGCCAGCGAAGAGCTTAAGAATGATAGAGAGATTGTATTAGCCGCTGTGCAAGAAGATTACTGGGCTTTTTCTTTCGCTCATGTGGGATTACAAGACAATCAGGAGATTGTGCGTGCTAGTATTAAGCAATATATCTTGCAACTTGGGATCGCTATCTTCCACTCCATTCAGGATAATAATTTGGAGAAAGCTGAGGTTCTGCGAAATGAATTAGCATTAAGGGTAGCTATTCTAAATCAGCAAGATGGTAAGCCAATCACAGTGTTGTTTAGCTAA
- the ung gene encoding uracil-DNA glycosylase, giving the protein MTGFELGLSWQNALKDELQKPYLQELEAFVERERFQGFNVFPPRELVFNAFRMTPYDSVRVVIMGQDPYHGPRQAHGLSFSVPEGVRPPPSLQNIIKELNADVQIPMPKHGCLIHWAQQGVLLLNATLTVRQGEPLSHHGKGWERFTDAVIEHLVDGRENLIFILWGKSAQEKCRHIIASHEEKKHHILMAAHPSPYAAQQGFFGCRHFSKVNDILRSKKQEPIDWAIP; this is encoded by the coding sequence ATGACAGGATTTGAACTTGGATTGTCTTGGCAAAATGCTTTAAAAGACGAATTACAAAAGCCCTATTTACAAGAATTAGAAGCATTTGTAGAACGAGAAAGATTTCAAGGTTTTAATGTCTTTCCTCCCCGTGAATTAGTCTTTAATGCTTTTCGCATGACGCCATATGACTCGGTTAGAGTAGTTATAATGGGACAAGATCCCTATCATGGACCTCGCCAAGCGCATGGACTTTCTTTTAGCGTCCCTGAAGGCGTCCGTCCTCCCCCTTCTTTGCAAAATATTATTAAGGAACTTAATGCAGATGTCCAAATACCTATGCCTAAGCATGGGTGCTTAATCCATTGGGCCCAACAAGGTGTTTTATTATTGAATGCTACTCTCACTGTTCGGCAAGGGGAACCCTTGTCGCATCACGGAAAGGGCTGGGAACGTTTTACCGATGCGGTTATTGAACATTTAGTAGATGGCAGAGAAAATTTAATTTTTATCTTATGGGGAAAGTCGGCGCAAGAGAAATGCCGTCATATCATCGCTAGCCATGAGGAAAAAAAGCATCACATTTTAATGGCAGCTCATCCCTCGCCTTATGCAGCTCAACAAGGTTTCTTTGGATGCCGTCATTTTTCTAAAGTCAATGACATACTGCGTTCCAAAAAGCAAGAGCCTATTGATTGGGCTATACCATAA
- a CDS encoding tetratricopeptide repeat protein, protein MQPIESVDKKTSFSINPSSGFSSLESSPVSSISFPIISLESQSLHPLSEQLITPFITDSLHLNRAGMDIIEEVNEVATSVIGSHSRLYSLQQVTADSVGWNVHLSQQIGNRHYETAMQGGELIAAHASLAQKIRKGENDLKHQTETQKLQVKKIALEVEQEEIELERKKIELAQKQRESLKNMQIISLKASLGKRFTKRSDLLKKLEDTLLPKVDSKRHDPTIWLVLWGLGGIGKSELACYFANEYEKCYSLIWWINSETADNRAYAYRQLANELNIRIDQKATSKEIEKKLFFQLENHPFNKPWLLIYDNAEEEYQYDQLEKVDKIKRIAFPQRGGFILMTARSNKMAPFLEDCLEVNPFTPLEGLEFLKARLSTHLPKPLKEYEKHQQEEKELPLKSLINQLHGYPLALNQAAAYIIENKMLVTDFLQALGQKKEISREIIQKIDVERYGSSLKAVWCLTFKNLLTRYPLALKWLHLCSYLDPTGIPLEWMEWWVKKEDKPSEKQKAQEVVKLLNALESYALVHYDIHTKQLSLHRLVQEVIRSAALFQNEEAEVKGEETNFVHQAYQLLLEKGNEIEIGTPEIWELALKWLGHAEYMLQHFAEVLTQGAQGQLWSQIGHAKRIIVDYQGALVSHQKALHCFQAEYEGKSHPDIACSLHSVGQVLRWLGRLKEAKEHYKQTLHMLRDLYGTQSHPHVAISLNNLGITLQALGFLKKAKNYYEQSQQMHLVLGGDNSNFEVGASLHNLGVVLQEMGQLEQAKQHYNQALQIYDELYGTQPHPNVAISLNNLGTVLSTLQQFEEAKQAFRKGMEIQEALYGKRPHPSQADSLNNLGLLLAEIGEVNEAEENFRKALEMQRSFYKDENHPSIALLLFNLGDVLRKQGKFTLALPYLEENLKMRRHLHGNKACPKLASALATLGTVLISLQQGNQAKACIKEALGMQYAIDGDQPSNALAAVLTNMGAVMRLLKEREAAKPYFEKALQIYRLNYAILPSFELANAWYNLGIILEDLKEVEAAEQHYRESLKIRRSLYNLKPHPDVAASLRAVGGALKDLRQFEQAKQHFQEELEIQRALHPTQSHEGVANSLFNLSILFVDLKKYDLAKKHMEEALTIYQQLHAIEEKEDAQKMLKHINLRIITIKASKERELNKLKKQSKNKKEICLLM, encoded by the coding sequence ATGCAACCTATTGAGTCTGTAGATAAAAAAACCTCTTTTTCTATTAATCCCTCCTCAGGCTTTTCTTCTTTAGAAAGCTCACCTGTTAGTTCAATCTCTTTCCCGATCATTAGCTTAGAATCACAGAGTCTACATCCCTTATCTGAGCAATTGATAACCCCTTTTATCACAGACAGCTTGCACTTGAATCGTGCAGGCATGGATATAATTGAAGAAGTAAATGAAGTAGCGACTAGCGTAATAGGAAGCCATTCTAGGCTTTATAGCTTACAACAAGTGACAGCAGATAGCGTAGGGTGGAATGTACATTTATCTCAACAAATAGGTAATCGCCATTATGAAACAGCTATGCAAGGCGGAGAGCTGATTGCTGCTCATGCCTCGCTTGCACAAAAAATTAGAAAAGGCGAAAACGATTTAAAACATCAGACTGAAACCCAAAAATTGCAAGTAAAAAAAATAGCGTTAGAAGTTGAGCAAGAAGAGATTGAATTAGAAAGAAAAAAAATTGAACTAGCTCAGAAGCAAAGGGAGAGCTTAAAAAATATGCAGATTATCTCTTTAAAAGCTTCCTTAGGAAAAAGGTTTACCAAGCGCTCAGATTTGCTAAAAAAGCTAGAAGATACTTTGCTGCCAAAGGTAGACAGTAAAAGGCATGATCCTACGATCTGGCTAGTTCTGTGGGGGTTAGGAGGAATAGGCAAGAGCGAGCTAGCCTGCTACTTTGCTAATGAGTATGAAAAATGCTATTCTCTTATTTGGTGGATTAATAGTGAAACGGCCGATAACCGTGCTTATGCCTATCGACAGCTAGCTAATGAACTAAATATACGTATAGATCAAAAAGCTACTTCAAAGGAGATTGAAAAAAAACTTTTCTTTCAGCTAGAAAACCATCCTTTTAATAAACCTTGGCTACTAATTTATGATAACGCGGAAGAAGAATATCAATATGACCAGCTAGAAAAAGTTGATAAGATAAAAAGAATTGCTTTTCCTCAACGCGGGGGATTTATCTTGATGACAGCTAGAAGCAACAAGATGGCTCCTTTTCTTGAAGATTGTTTAGAGGTCAATCCCTTTACTCCCCTTGAAGGATTAGAGTTCTTAAAGGCTCGGTTATCCACGCATCTACCAAAACCACTAAAAGAGTATGAGAAACATCAGCAAGAGGAAAAGGAACTCCCGCTAAAGTCCCTCATTAATCAGCTGCATGGCTATCCTTTAGCTTTAAATCAAGCAGCAGCTTATATAATAGAGAATAAAATGCTTGTGACAGATTTCCTTCAAGCATTAGGTCAAAAGAAAGAAATTTCCCGAGAAATTATTCAAAAAATAGATGTAGAACGCTACGGATCTTCTTTAAAGGCTGTATGGTGCTTGACTTTCAAAAATCTCCTCACTCGCTATCCCTTAGCTTTAAAGTGGCTCCACCTATGTAGCTATTTAGACCCTACAGGCATTCCTCTGGAATGGATGGAATGGTGGGTTAAAAAAGAAGATAAGCCAAGTGAAAAGCAAAAGGCCCAAGAAGTCGTAAAATTGCTCAACGCTTTAGAAAGCTATGCTCTTGTTCACTATGATATACACACTAAGCAGCTTAGTCTGCACCGTCTAGTGCAAGAGGTCATACGTTCTGCGGCCCTCTTTCAGAATGAAGAGGCAGAAGTAAAAGGAGAAGAGACGAATTTTGTCCACCAAGCTTACCAGCTTCTTTTAGAAAAAGGTAATGAGATAGAAATAGGCACGCCGGAAATATGGGAATTGGCTCTTAAATGGTTAGGCCACGCTGAGTATATGCTTCAACATTTTGCCGAAGTACTCACTCAAGGAGCGCAAGGTCAGCTATGGAGCCAAATAGGACATGCTAAAAGGATAATCGTAGATTATCAAGGAGCTTTAGTCTCCCATCAAAAAGCCCTGCATTGCTTTCAAGCTGAATATGAGGGTAAGTCTCATCCGGATATAGCTTGTTCCCTACATAGTGTAGGGCAAGTATTACGCTGGTTAGGAAGGCTTAAGGAGGCTAAGGAACATTATAAGCAAACTTTACACATGCTCCGCGACTTGTATGGTACTCAATCTCATCCGCATGTGGCTATTTCCCTAAACAATTTAGGGATTACGCTACAAGCTTTAGGATTCCTTAAGAAAGCTAAGAACTATTATGAGCAATCTCAACAGATGCATCTTGTTCTTGGGGGCGATAATTCTAATTTTGAGGTAGGTGCTTCTTTACATAACTTAGGAGTAGTATTGCAAGAGATGGGGCAGCTAGAGCAAGCTAAGCAACATTATAATCAAGCCTTACAAATTTACGATGAACTTTATGGTACGCAGCCTCATCCCAATGTGGCTATCTCTTTAAACAATTTAGGAACCGTTTTATCTACACTTCAGCAATTTGAAGAAGCGAAGCAGGCATTTCGAAAAGGAATGGAGATACAAGAAGCTTTATATGGCAAGCGTCCTCATCCTTCTCAAGCAGATTCTTTAAACAATTTAGGTCTCTTGCTGGCAGAAATAGGAGAAGTAAACGAAGCAGAGGAGAATTTTAGAAAAGCTTTAGAAATGCAACGCAGTTTCTATAAAGATGAAAATCATCCTTCTATTGCTCTCCTCTTATTTAACCTAGGAGATGTTTTAAGAAAACAAGGAAAATTTACTCTTGCTCTCCCTTACCTGGAAGAAAATCTAAAGATGAGACGTCATTTGCATGGGAACAAAGCGTGTCCAAAGCTAGCTTCTGCATTAGCTACTTTAGGAACAGTCTTAATTAGCCTACAACAAGGAAATCAAGCTAAAGCCTGTATTAAAGAAGCGCTAGGGATGCAATACGCTATCGACGGCGATCAGCCTAGCAACGCTTTAGCTGCTGTCTTAACTAATATGGGTGCTGTGATGCGCTTATTGAAAGAACGCGAAGCAGCAAAACCCTATTTTGAAAAAGCTTTGCAAATTTATCGCTTAAACTACGCTATTTTGCCATCATTTGAGCTTGCTAATGCGTGGTACAATTTAGGAATAATATTAGAAGATTTGAAAGAGGTTGAAGCTGCTGAGCAACATTATAGAGAATCTTTAAAGATAAGACGTAGTCTTTATAACTTGAAGCCCCATCCTGACGTAGCCGCTTCTTTAAGAGCAGTGGGAGGAGCTTTAAAAGATTTAAGGCAATTTGAACAAGCTAAACAGCATTTTCAAGAAGAATTAGAAATACAACGTGCTCTGCATCCTACCCAAAGTCACGAAGGTGTAGCTAATTCTTTATTTAATTTAAGCATTTTATTCGTTGATCTGAAGAAATACGATTTAGCCAAGAAACATATGGAAGAAGCTTTAACTATTTACCAGCAATTGCATGCAATAGAGGAAAAAGAGGATGCACAAAAAATGTTGAAACATATAAATTTGAGGATAATCACGATAAAAGCAAGTAAGGAAAGAGAATTAAATAAGCTAAAGAAACAGAGTAAAAATAAAAAAGAGATTTGCCTACTTATGTAA